A single Bacillus sp. OxB-1 DNA region contains:
- a CDS encoding diacylglycerol kinase — MKRARIIYNPTAGREIIRKHLAEILEKMELAGYETSCHATTGEGDAMAAAKSAVARGFDIVIAAGGDGTLNEVIAGVSPFENRPTIGLIPVGTTNDFARALKIPRDIEDAVDIIVQGQTVPVDVGMMNDRYFINIAGGGRMTELTYDVPSKLKTVLGQLAYYLKGIEMLPSIHSSHVKIEYDGQVFDDEVMMFLVGLTNSVGGFEKLAPDSSINDGKFTLLILKKCNIAEFIRIVSLALRGEHLDDPLVISSKAEKITVTSNEEVLLNLDGEYGGVLPATFQNLCRHVEMFAPVEKLREKDRP, encoded by the coding sequence ATGAAACGTGCACGAATTATTTATAACCCGACCGCTGGACGCGAAATCATTCGAAAGCATTTGGCGGAGATCCTGGAAAAAATGGAGTTGGCCGGGTACGAAACGTCCTGCCATGCGACAACAGGCGAGGGAGATGCGATGGCAGCAGCAAAATCGGCGGTTGCCCGGGGATTCGACATCGTCATAGCAGCGGGCGGGGACGGAACGTTGAATGAAGTCATTGCAGGCGTCAGCCCATTTGAAAACCGGCCGACCATCGGATTGATTCCGGTAGGGACGACAAATGATTTTGCACGGGCCCTAAAAATCCCGCGCGATATTGAGGATGCCGTCGACATCATTGTCCAAGGGCAAACCGTTCCGGTAGACGTAGGAATGATGAACGACCGCTACTTCATCAATATTGCGGGGGGCGGCCGAATGACGGAATTGACCTATGACGTCCCAAGCAAATTGAAAACGGTGCTCGGCCAGCTCGCTTATTACTTGAAAGGGATCGAGATGCTCCCGTCCATTCATTCATCACATGTAAAGATCGAATACGATGGCCAAGTGTTCGATGATGAAGTGATGATGTTTTTGGTCGGCTTGACCAACTCGGTGGGCGGGTTCGAGAAACTTGCACCGGATTCCAGCATCAATGATGGAAAGTTTACATTGCTTATCCTGAAAAAATGCAACATCGCGGAATTCATACGCATCGTGTCACTCGCCTTGCGAGGGGAGCACTTGGATGATCCCCTCGTCATCTCCAGCAAAGCCGAGAAAATTACAGTAACCTCCAACGAAGAAGTGCTTCTGAACCTTGACGGCGAATATGGAGGTGTCCTCCCGGCAACCTTCCAGAACCTATGCCGTCACGTGGAAATGTTCGCCCCCGTTGAAAAGCTGCGGGAGAAAGATCGCCCTTAA
- a CDS encoding thioredoxin family protein, which produces MKSEKQYFDEAISLEQYMDRMEKHKDNSFHVYEQFEVPQDDEFIEILKDKQPNLLVITEDWCGDAMMNNPVLRRIAEAASLDVRAVYRDEDTDLIDRHLTNGGRSIPVYLLLDKGGEVLAKWGPRAETIQEYVMGLRQELPSSDAPDFEEKQKTLIERLTAEYSSKPELWLTVYEDIRKTFLPVLQKQA; this is translated from the coding sequence ATGAAATCAGAGAAGCAATATTTTGATGAAGCCATTTCACTTGAGCAATATATGGATCGAATGGAGAAACATAAGGACAACAGCTTTCATGTATATGAACAGTTCGAGGTGCCCCAAGATGATGAGTTCATCGAAATCTTGAAGGACAAGCAGCCGAATCTGTTAGTCATTACGGAAGATTGGTGCGGAGATGCGATGATGAACAATCCTGTCTTGCGTCGGATCGCCGAGGCGGCTTCACTTGATGTGCGAGCTGTCTACCGTGATGAAGATACGGATCTGATCGATCGTCATCTTACAAACGGCGGTCGATCCATCCCGGTGTATCTCCTGTTAGATAAAGGCGGAGAGGTTTTGGCGAAGTGGGGACCGCGCGCCGAAACGATTCAAGAGTACGTCATGGGGCTTCGACAGGAGCTGCCTTCTTCCGACGCGCCAGATTTCGAAGAAAAACAGAAAACGCTGATCGAGCGATTGACGGCGGAATATTCATCAAAACCGGAATTGTGGTTGACAGTCTACGAAGATATCCGAAAAACCTTTCTTCCGGTTCTTCAAAAGCAAGCTTAA
- the gatB gene encoding Asp-tRNA(Asn)/Glu-tRNA(Gln) amidotransferase subunit GatB, which yields MNFETIVGLEVHVELKTDTKIMSPAPAHFGAEPNMNIHVTDLAYPGVLPTLNKQAIEFGMKASMALNCEIAPVMNFDRKHYFYPDNPKAYQISQDERPVGSNGWIEIEVDGKKKKIRIERVHLEEDAGKLTHSDYGYSLVDLNRQGTPLVEIVTEADIRSPEEAYAFLEKLKAIIQYTGVSDVRMEEGSLRCDANISLRPFGQEEFGTKTELKNLNSFNFVRRGIANEVERQEKVLLAGGTIQQETRRYDEATGETVLMRVKGSANDYRFINDPDLPEVHIDQEWIDRVRAEIPELPDARKERYVKELDLPEYDAHVLTLTKEMSDFFDATVDAGADAKLASNWLMGDVSAYLNAEQKELHDTALTPEGLASMIKLIVDGTISSKIAKKVFKELIEKGGNAEAIVKEKGLVQISDEGALLKIVTETLDANEQSIEDYKNGKDRAVGFLVGQIMKATKGQANPQLVNKILLEEIKKR from the coding sequence ATGAACTTTGAAACGATTGTCGGACTTGAAGTCCACGTAGAATTGAAAACCGATACGAAAATCATGTCACCGGCACCAGCCCATTTCGGCGCAGAACCGAACATGAACATTCATGTGACGGACTTGGCATACCCGGGCGTGCTTCCGACGTTGAATAAACAAGCAATCGAATTCGGCATGAAAGCGTCGATGGCGTTGAACTGTGAAATTGCGCCAGTCATGAATTTTGACCGGAAGCACTATTTCTATCCGGACAACCCGAAAGCATACCAAATTTCCCAAGATGAACGTCCGGTCGGATCCAACGGGTGGATTGAAATCGAAGTGGATGGGAAAAAGAAAAAAATCCGCATCGAGCGGGTCCATTTGGAAGAGGACGCGGGTAAACTGACGCACTCCGATTACGGCTATTCGTTAGTCGACTTGAACCGGCAAGGCACACCTCTTGTCGAAATCGTAACGGAAGCGGATATCCGCTCTCCGGAAGAGGCGTATGCGTTTCTTGAAAAGTTGAAGGCAATCATCCAATATACAGGCGTTTCCGATGTACGGATGGAAGAAGGATCCCTCCGTTGTGACGCGAATATTTCGTTGCGTCCATTCGGACAAGAAGAATTCGGTACGAAAACCGAGTTGAAAAACCTCAACTCGTTCAACTTCGTGCGCCGTGGCATTGCCAATGAAGTCGAGCGCCAAGAAAAAGTCTTGTTGGCAGGCGGAACGATCCAGCAAGAGACGCGCCGCTACGATGAAGCGACTGGTGAAACAGTGCTCATGCGTGTCAAAGGAAGCGCAAACGATTATCGATTCATCAATGATCCGGATCTGCCGGAAGTCCATATCGACCAAGAGTGGATAGATCGGGTGCGAGCGGAGATTCCAGAGCTTCCGGACGCACGGAAAGAGCGCTATGTGAAAGAGTTGGATCTTCCTGAATACGATGCACACGTACTGACTTTGACAAAAGAAATGTCCGATTTCTTCGATGCGACAGTAGATGCCGGGGCGGACGCCAAATTGGCTTCCAACTGGCTGATGGGTGACGTTTCAGCCTATCTGAATGCAGAACAGAAGGAACTGCACGATACGGCACTCACTCCGGAAGGACTCGCCAGCATGATCAAACTGATCGTAGACGGCACGATTTCTTCTAAAATTGCGAAGAAAGTATTTAAGGAATTGATTGAAAAAGGCGGAAACGCCGAAGCAATCGTCAAGGAAAAAGGACTTGTCCAAATTTCCGATGAAGGCGCACTACTCAAAATCGTCACGGAGACATTGGATGCAAACGAGCAATCGATCGAAGACTACAAGAACGGTAAAGACCGGGCTGTCGGCTTCCTTGTCGGCCAAATCATGAAAGCGACAAAAGGACAAGCCAACCCTCAATTGGTCAATAAAATCCTTCTTGAAGAGATTAAAAAACGATAA
- the gatA gene encoding Asp-tRNA(Asn)/Glu-tRNA(Gln) amidotransferase subunit GatA, whose product MTLVNKTAAELQSLLHSREVSVKELTQDTLNHIKKVDDKVQAFLTVTEEEALAKAEQLDNGSTDNRGPLYGLPVGIKDNIVTKGIKTTCASKMLEDYIPVYDATAVERLDAAGMVSVGKLNMDEFAMGSTTERSAFQKTRNPWNLDLVPGGSSGGSAAAVAAGEVLFSLGSDTGGSVRQPAAFCGVVGMKPTYGRVSRAGLVAFASSLDQIGTITRTVEDNALLLNAISGVDYRDSSSSPVEVPDFKSALTGDVKGMKIAVPKEYLGEGVAEEVKTAVREALQVLESLGAEWEEVSLPHSKYASATYYVIACSEASSNLSRFDGIRYGYRPEGVKNLEELYLRSRSEGFGHEVKKRILFGTYALSADHHEDVYVKSQKVRTLIAQDFASLFEKYDVIIGPTSATPAYEIGGLVKDPLTLYANDVLTVPINLAGIPAISVPCGFSEGLPIGLQIIGKHFDEATLYKVAHAYEQATEFHKRTPAIGEGTN is encoded by the coding sequence ATGACGTTAGTAAACAAAACGGCGGCTGAACTTCAATCGCTTTTACATAGCCGTGAAGTGTCCGTCAAGGAATTGACGCAAGACACATTGAATCATATCAAAAAAGTGGATGACAAAGTCCAAGCGTTCCTGACAGTGACCGAAGAAGAGGCACTTGCGAAAGCGGAACAATTGGATAACGGCTCCACAGACAACCGCGGTCCTCTCTATGGATTGCCGGTCGGAATCAAAGATAATATTGTGACGAAAGGGATCAAAACGACCTGTGCAAGTAAAATGCTGGAAGACTATATCCCTGTCTATGACGCAACAGCTGTAGAAAGATTGGACGCGGCGGGCATGGTATCCGTCGGGAAACTGAACATGGATGAATTTGCGATGGGATCCACGACAGAACGATCGGCATTCCAAAAAACGAGAAATCCATGGAACCTCGACCTTGTACCGGGCGGATCATCAGGCGGTTCGGCAGCTGCTGTAGCGGCGGGCGAAGTGTTGTTCTCTCTTGGTTCGGATACGGGCGGGTCTGTCCGTCAACCGGCTGCTTTCTGTGGTGTTGTCGGGATGAAACCGACATACGGTCGCGTATCGCGTGCTGGGTTGGTTGCATTCGCTTCCTCCCTCGACCAAATCGGAACAATCACCCGTACGGTGGAAGATAATGCGCTTCTGCTTAACGCCATTTCAGGAGTCGACTACCGGGATAGCTCCTCTTCTCCAGTAGAGGTGCCCGATTTCAAATCCGCTTTGACAGGCGATGTCAAAGGGATGAAAATCGCGGTTCCAAAGGAATACCTTGGCGAAGGCGTCGCGGAAGAAGTGAAAACTGCAGTTCGTGAAGCATTGCAAGTGTTGGAATCACTTGGTGCGGAATGGGAAGAAGTTTCGCTTCCACATTCCAAATACGCTTCAGCAACTTACTACGTCATCGCCTGTTCGGAAGCCTCATCCAATTTATCCCGTTTCGATGGTATCCGGTATGGATACCGTCCGGAAGGCGTGAAAAATTTGGAAGAGCTTTATCTGCGTTCCCGGTCTGAAGGATTCGGCCATGAAGTGAAAAAAAGGATCCTCTTCGGAACATATGCGCTTAGCGCGGATCATCATGAAGATGTATACGTGAAATCGCAAAAGGTCCGTACGTTGATTGCCCAAGATTTCGCGTCCCTCTTTGAAAAATATGATGTTATCATCGGACCGACTTCGGCGACACCGGCCTATGAAATCGGTGGGCTTGTCAAGGATCCATTGACTTTGTATGCCAATGACGTGCTGACTGTTCCGATCAACCTTGCAGGAATCCCTGCGATTTCCGTGCCTTGCGGATTCTCTGAAGGATTGCCGATTGGTTTGCAGATCATCGGCAAACATTTTGATGAAGCGACTTTGTACAAAGTGGCACATGCGTACGAACAAGCGACGGAATTCCATAAGCGCACTCCGGCCATTGGGGAGGGAACCAACTGA
- the gatC gene encoding Asp-tRNA(Asn)/Glu-tRNA(Gln) amidotransferase subunit GatC: protein MTQFTKDDVQYFANFARLSFSDEDAEVYAEQLVDMIHFSNVLKEADTENVAPMTHPIPLYNVLREDVPKDVLDRDEMLKSVKEHEDGLIKVPSIL, encoded by the coding sequence ATGACGCAATTTACGAAAGACGATGTACAGTATTTCGCCAATTTTGCAAGACTCAGCTTTTCTGATGAAGATGCCGAAGTGTATGCAGAGCAGTTGGTGGATATGATCCATTTTTCCAATGTATTGAAAGAAGCGGATACTGAAAATGTCGCTCCGATGACACATCCGATTCCGCTATACAATGTGTTGCGTGAAGACGTTCCAAAAGACGTTCTGGATCGCGATGAAATGCTGAAGAGTGTAAAAGAGCATGAGGACGGACTTATCAAAGTGCCATCCATTCTTTAA
- a CDS encoding CamS family sex pheromone protein → MKKLAAMTGLATILFLSGCLPSATPDEEVLQEVEETVEETVMIPEVQLKDEFYRTLLPFKKSASRGMIVNNIHTKYDMREAERGLLRISTQYFDPKDHFFQEGQYIDRDTARAWLSRSSTDEKGLNPPVKEGMSEEEISGKAPIYLAHIIEQNYLVMTDEKKVRLDGISIGLAMNSVSYTRSGKETVIPDGKIQQEGMKMAEEIVRRLRTQEGLKDIPIVVGLFKQESRNSIVSGTYFAKAVAGKGDEVPGGWKEVNEQYVVFPASSSIDRYREINNDFNKFKHDIDNYFPSFVDVIGTGFFKEGKLNSLRIEIPIQFYGTSEIIGFTQYLTGLVVKSFPDIHTEVTIKSVNGPEALIVKEAGKEEPYVHIYGY, encoded by the coding sequence ATGAAGAAATTAGCAGCAATGACCGGACTGGCAACCATATTGTTTTTGAGCGGATGTTTGCCCTCCGCTACACCCGATGAGGAGGTCCTTCAGGAAGTCGAAGAAACTGTCGAAGAGACGGTGATGATTCCCGAGGTCCAACTGAAAGATGAATTTTACCGGACGCTATTGCCCTTCAAAAAGAGTGCGAGCCGGGGGATGATCGTCAATAATATCCACACGAAATATGACATGAGAGAGGCGGAAAGAGGATTGCTGCGCATCTCCACACAATATTTCGACCCGAAGGACCACTTCTTCCAGGAAGGCCAATATATCGATCGAGACACGGCGCGCGCTTGGCTGTCCAGAAGCTCCACCGATGAAAAAGGGTTGAATCCCCCTGTGAAAGAGGGGATGAGCGAGGAGGAAATTTCCGGAAAGGCGCCTATCTATCTTGCTCATATCATTGAGCAGAATTACTTGGTAATGACCGATGAGAAGAAGGTGAGGTTGGACGGAATCTCCATCGGCCTTGCGATGAACTCTGTCAGCTATACAAGGAGCGGGAAAGAAACGGTCATCCCGGACGGTAAAATTCAGCAGGAAGGCATGAAGATGGCAGAAGAGATTGTCCGCCGTCTTCGCACACAAGAGGGGTTGAAAGATATCCCGATTGTCGTCGGTTTATTCAAACAGGAAAGTCGGAATTCTATCGTGTCCGGCACGTATTTTGCCAAAGCGGTAGCCGGTAAAGGGGATGAAGTTCCGGGGGGATGGAAAGAAGTGAATGAGCAGTATGTTGTATTCCCGGCTTCCTCCTCGATCGATCGATATCGGGAAATCAATAATGACTTCAATAAATTCAAACATGATATCGACAACTATTTTCCAAGTTTTGTCGATGTCATTGGAACCGGATTCTTCAAAGAAGGGAAGTTGAATTCCCTCCGCATCGAAATTCCGATCCAATTTTATGGAACGAGCGAGATTATCGGGTTCACCCAGTATTTGACGGGACTTGTCGTGAAGTCCTTCCCGGATATCCACACTGAGGTGACTATCAAATCGGTGAATGGACCGGAAGCGCTGATTGTGAAAGAGGCGGGGAAAGAAGAACCATACGTCCATATATATGGATATTGA
- the ligA gene encoding NAD-dependent DNA ligase LigA — MDRIALEKRVEELNRLLTEYGHAYYVLDKPLVPDSVYDQYMQELLAIEAEHPDLIYPDSPSQRVGGEILSGFGKVVHEYPMLSLSNVFNEEDLRDFDRRVRASAGADVTYVCELKIDGLAISLKYVDGRLEQGSTRGDGAVGEDITANLKTIHSVPLRLKEPLTIEVRGEAYMPKKSFVSLNEARDEAGEEPFANPRNAAAGSLRQLNPKIAASRNLAIFIYGIGGDGSAYGQDSHSDSLDFLDSLGFVTNKGRKRCATIEEVMAYITEWTEKRSDLDYEIDGIVVKVDRYEDQEQLGFTARSPRWATAYKFPAEEVTTRLLEIELSVGRTGVVTPTAILEPVRVAGTTVGRASLHNEDLILEKDIRIGDTVIVRKAGDIIPEVVAPIIEQRTGDEVPFQMPDHCPVCESELIRIEEEVALRCVNPQCPAQMKEAIIHFVSRNAMNIEGIGERVVDQLYHSELVHDVADLYTLDRDQLLQLERMGEKSVSNLLTAIEASKSNSLEKLLFGLGIRHVGEKAATILAEEFGTLAALMEADTDRLTTIHEIGDKVADSLTTYFSNEDVQKVLRKLEAYGVNMTYTGRSRNELPTEGPFAGKTVVLTGKLEILTRNEAKEKIEALGGKVSGSVSKKTDLVIAGEDAGSKLVKAQEFGIEIWDETQLVDALGEKE, encoded by the coding sequence ATGGATCGAATCGCACTCGAAAAACGGGTGGAAGAACTGAATCGGCTATTGACGGAATACGGGCACGCGTACTACGTATTGGATAAACCGCTCGTTCCGGACTCCGTATACGATCAATACATGCAGGAATTGCTGGCGATCGAGGCAGAGCACCCTGATTTGATCTACCCGGATTCCCCTTCGCAACGGGTTGGCGGGGAAATCTTGAGCGGATTTGGTAAAGTGGTGCATGAATACCCGATGCTCAGCCTCTCGAATGTATTCAATGAAGAGGATTTGCGGGATTTTGATAGAAGGGTACGTGCATCGGCAGGGGCCGATGTTACGTATGTTTGTGAATTAAAGATCGACGGCCTGGCTATTTCCCTCAAATACGTTGACGGCCGGTTGGAACAAGGTTCGACACGCGGGGACGGTGCTGTCGGAGAGGATATTACGGCCAATTTAAAGACCATCCATTCTGTTCCGCTGCGTTTGAAGGAGCCTCTGACGATTGAAGTGCGCGGAGAAGCCTATATGCCGAAAAAGTCTTTCGTAAGTTTGAACGAAGCACGGGACGAAGCGGGGGAAGAGCCATTTGCCAATCCGCGAAATGCGGCGGCAGGCTCCCTACGCCAGCTCAACCCGAAAATAGCAGCGAGCCGGAACTTGGCGATTTTCATATATGGAATTGGCGGGGACGGCAGCGCGTACGGCCAGGATAGCCATTCGGACTCCCTTGATTTTTTGGATTCTCTCGGATTTGTAACGAATAAAGGGCGCAAACGTTGTGCCACCATCGAAGAGGTCATGGCGTATATTACCGAATGGACTGAAAAGCGATCCGACCTTGATTATGAAATTGATGGGATCGTAGTGAAAGTCGACCGGTATGAAGATCAAGAACAGCTCGGCTTTACAGCGAGGAGTCCACGTTGGGCAACTGCCTATAAGTTCCCGGCCGAAGAAGTGACGACCCGGCTACTCGAGATCGAACTGAGCGTGGGAAGAACTGGCGTGGTGACGCCGACAGCTATCTTGGAACCGGTCCGTGTCGCGGGAACGACGGTCGGACGCGCTTCCTTGCATAATGAAGATCTGATTTTGGAGAAAGACATCCGGATCGGTGACACGGTCATTGTTAGGAAAGCGGGAGACATCATCCCCGAAGTTGTGGCACCGATCATCGAACAACGGACGGGCGATGAAGTGCCATTTCAGATGCCCGACCATTGTCCGGTCTGTGAATCCGAACTGATTCGGATAGAAGAAGAAGTGGCACTGCGTTGTGTCAATCCGCAATGTCCGGCGCAAATGAAGGAAGCGATCATCCACTTCGTTTCCAGAAATGCGATGAATATCGAAGGGATCGGGGAACGCGTTGTCGACCAGCTCTACCATTCCGAACTCGTCCACGACGTGGCAGACCTGTACACGCTGGATAGAGATCAATTGCTGCAACTGGAACGAATGGGAGAAAAGTCAGTCTCCAATCTATTGACGGCCATTGAAGCATCCAAGTCCAATTCGCTGGAAAAACTCCTCTTTGGACTGGGAATCCGGCATGTCGGGGAAAAGGCGGCGACGATTCTGGCAGAAGAATTTGGAACGCTTGCAGCCTTGATGGAAGCTGATACCGATCGATTGACGACCATTCATGAGATCGGGGACAAAGTGGCCGATTCCCTCACGACTTACTTCAGCAATGAAGATGTCCAGAAAGTGCTCCGGAAGTTGGAAGCGTACGGAGTGAACATGACGTACACGGGACGATCCCGGAATGAACTGCCGACAGAAGGGCCATTTGCCGGAAAAACGGTCGTATTGACAGGGAAATTAGAGATACTGACGCGCAACGAGGCAAAAGAAAAAATTGAGGCACTCGGCGGTAAGGTGAGTGGCAGTGTCAGCAAAAAGACGGACCTCGTCATTGCGGGCGAAGATGCTGGCTCAAAGCTCGTAAAAGCGCAGGAATTCGGAATTGAAATTTGGGACGAAACACAATTGGTCGATGCCCTTGGCGAGAAGGAGTAA
- the pcrA gene encoding DNA helicase PcrA — protein sequence MNTISENLLAGMNPEQARAVKKTEGPLLIMAGAGSGKTRVLTHRIAYLVVEKNIYPSNILAITFTNKAAREMRERIDGLLGHGTGERMWVSTFHSMCVRILRRDIDRIGISKNFTILDTADQLTVIKSVLKELNLDPKQYDPRSMLNAISSAKNECIDAHEYRGQINSFNPFEKAAADVYDGYAKRLRQNQSLDFDDLIMLTLTLFEKVPDVLEFYQNKFQYIHVDEYQDTNNAQYRLVQMLASKFKNICVVGDSDQSIYRWRGADIGNILSFEKDYQNAEIILLEQNYRSTKRILDAANDVITNNRSRYDKKLRTENEEGEPIYIYKASDEKDESQFVVGKILELKEQENLKLDQFAILYRTNAQSRVIEEFLVKSNLDYTIVGGTKFYDRKEIKDLLAYLRLIANNADDLALARIINEPKRSIGATSFDRMARYAIERDTPIFDALKEVDFMGLTPRAANEVAKFHELIEGFTQMQEYLTVTELVEQVLEKTGYRAMLQNDKTIESESRLENIEEFLSVTEAFEKRAEEDNGDRSLIAFLTDLALIADIDSLDKEENQSSEKIVLMTMHAAKGLEFPVVFIIGMEENVFPHSRSIGDDEEMEEERRLAYVGITRAEQKLFLTSASFRMLFGRSSYNSPSRFIGEISDEIIEVIPGEDDFGFGSRSSVRPSAPMRPAVKKPIYQSSGGEKLGWRPGDKAVHKKWGTGMVVSVKGTGEEVELDIAFPDPVGIKRLLAKFAPIEKA from the coding sequence GGTTCCGGCAAAACCCGTGTGCTGACGCATCGGATCGCCTATTTAGTCGTGGAGAAAAACATTTACCCTTCCAACATATTAGCGATCACGTTCACCAATAAAGCCGCTCGGGAAATGCGCGAGCGGATTGATGGGCTCTTGGGCCACGGGACGGGCGAACGGATGTGGGTTTCTACCTTCCACTCGATGTGCGTCCGGATTTTACGCCGGGACATCGATCGGATCGGCATTTCAAAGAATTTCACGATTCTCGACACCGCCGATCAGTTGACGGTCATTAAAAGCGTCCTGAAAGAATTGAACCTCGATCCGAAGCAATACGATCCCCGTTCCATGCTGAATGCCATCAGTTCCGCAAAAAATGAATGTATCGATGCGCACGAATACCGCGGGCAGATCAATTCATTCAACCCGTTCGAAAAGGCGGCGGCGGATGTCTATGACGGCTATGCGAAGCGACTGCGCCAAAACCAATCGCTCGATTTCGATGACCTCATCATGTTGACCTTGACCCTATTTGAAAAAGTTCCCGATGTCCTTGAGTTTTATCAAAATAAATTCCAATATATCCACGTGGATGAGTATCAGGATACGAACAATGCGCAATACCGCCTCGTCCAGATGCTGGCAAGCAAATTCAAGAACATTTGCGTCGTAGGCGATTCTGACCAATCGATCTACAGATGGCGGGGGGCCGATATCGGCAATATCCTGTCCTTTGAAAAGGATTACCAAAACGCTGAAATCATCCTTTTGGAACAGAACTACCGATCGACGAAACGGATTTTGGATGCGGCGAATGATGTCATTACGAATAATCGCAGCCGCTATGATAAAAAGCTAAGGACTGAAAACGAAGAAGGCGAGCCGATCTATATCTACAAGGCAAGCGATGAAAAGGATGAATCCCAGTTTGTCGTAGGAAAGATCTTGGAATTGAAGGAACAGGAAAACCTGAAACTCGACCAATTCGCCATCCTCTATCGCACAAATGCGCAATCACGGGTTATTGAGGAGTTCTTGGTGAAGTCGAATCTCGATTATACGATTGTCGGAGGCACGAAATTCTACGATCGGAAAGAAATCAAGGACTTGCTGGCGTACTTGCGTTTGATCGCCAATAATGCGGATGATTTGGCGCTCGCCCGGATCATTAATGAACCGAAGCGCAGCATCGGCGCCACGTCATTTGACCGGATGGCAAGATATGCAATTGAGCGGGACACCCCGATTTTTGATGCGTTGAAAGAAGTCGATTTCATGGGTTTGACACCGCGTGCAGCCAATGAGGTTGCGAAGTTCCATGAACTCATCGAAGGATTCACCCAGATGCAGGAATATTTGACGGTGACGGAACTGGTTGAGCAAGTGTTGGAAAAAACGGGATATCGGGCGATGCTGCAAAATGATAAGACAATCGAATCGGAAAGTCGCTTGGAAAACATCGAAGAATTCCTGTCCGTCACGGAGGCTTTCGAAAAACGGGCGGAAGAGGATAACGGAGACCGATCGCTCATCGCATTCCTCACCGATCTCGCTCTCATTGCGGATATCGATTCTTTGGATAAAGAAGAGAACCAATCGTCGGAGAAAATCGTCTTGATGACGATGCACGCAGCAAAAGGATTGGAATTTCCGGTCGTCTTCATCATCGGCATGGAAGAGAACGTCTTTCCGCATTCCCGTTCCATCGGGGATGATGAGGAAATGGAAGAAGAGCGCCGATTGGCGTACGTCGGAATTACGCGTGCGGAACAGAAGCTGTTCTTGACATCTGCTTCTTTCCGGATGCTGTTCGGACGGTCGAGCTATAATAGCCCATCCCGTTTCATCGGCGAAATATCGGATGAAATAATCGAGGTGATCCCGGGAGAAGACGACTTCGGTTTCGGATCGCGTTCTTCCGTACGCCCGTCTGCACCGATGCGCCCAGCGGTCAAAAAACCTATATATCAGTCCAGCGGCGGCGAGAAGCTCGGATGGAGACCCGGAGATAAGGCGGTCCATAAAAAATGGGGCACCGGTATGGTCGTCAGTGTGAAAGGGACGGGTGAAGAAGTCGAACTCGACATCGCCTTCCCGGATCCGGTCGGTATTAAACGGTTGCTTGCAAAATTTGCACCGATCGAAAAAGCGTAA